The following is a genomic window from Adhaeribacter radiodurans.
TTAACGTTGTTATGAAATGCTTTTGTAATTGCTTTACAAAGTAATAATCCAATTACTCCACCTAAAGTATTCGTTAATATATCTGTAATATCAAAAGCACCAATGGCTAAAATAAATTGAAGTCCTTCCACTAGTAAACTAATCAGGAAAAAGAAGAAAAGTTTTTTCGAAAATACCCATCTTTCCAAAAGTATTTCCCCATAAATCCCAAGGGGTACAAAAATTACTACATTCAAAATAATTTCACTAACATCCATCTTACCATTTAAAATTAATGGTTCACTAAACGGAATTAAGTTTACACTTCGATTTTCTATGTAAGAAAATCGGATTCCTAATTTAAATAGTAAAATCCAGGATAATACAATCAAATAAATCACAAACAATAAGGAAGTTAA
Proteins encoded in this region:
- a CDS encoding VanZ family protein; this translates as MDEQSKVTRAANRLTSLLFVIYLIVLSWILLFKLGIRFSYIENRSVNLIPFSEPLILNGKMDVSEIILNVVIFVPLGIYGEILLERWVFSKKLFFFFLISLLVEGLQFILAIGAFDITDILTNTLGGVIGLLLCKAITKAFHNNVKAQKFINAIAATGTALLILLLVLLKMNMLPIRYK